One window from the genome of Leptospira broomii serovar Hurstbridge str. 5399 encodes:
- a CDS encoding LIMLP_16025 family protein — MDNQKLNDLINAGIGAVQTSKEIFDKLLEDLNEGKEKVEQRFDELRAQGEKDLSDSALKFKVPLAWGIVKFEEIRENLLKQFLNK; from the coding sequence ATGGATAACCAAAAACTTAACGATCTTATCAACGCGGGAATCGGCGCTGTTCAAACATCGAAGGAGATCTTCGATAAACTCCTGGAAGACCTAAATGAAGGAAAGGAGAAGGTGGAGCAGCGTTTCGACGAATTACGTGCACAAGGGGAAAAAGACCTTAGCGACAGTGCATTGAAATTTAAAGTCCCTCTTGCGTGGGGAATCGTGAAATTCGAAGAAATTCGGGAAAACCTTCTCAAACAATTCTTAAATAAATAA